From one Nitrospira sp. MA-1 genomic stretch:
- a CDS encoding tetratricopeptide repeat protein: protein MGVSFHKITEQEIPTANLTVWAIALLAIKETFQMRYTMMKASLLVTLFVLFSLGVVGCAQKEQSMFTLQDEHYQQIMERQKAGIDSESQAPVDLTQVMKGEEYEKLGDAHLQQGDFRTAKIQYEKVLEASPEQIPARYKLAVIYLEKGSPQEAYNQFHQILDYDLNFAPAYEGMGRALLKMEKDQEAEQEFQAALLYDGEMWTSQNYLGIVADRRHDHKEAIHLYEVTLQKRADDPSILNNLGMAYYLDNQYEEAVRTFQQAIQVGGSNDKISNNLGLALTKLGHFDLAYDAYARGMDPAKAYNNLGVAFLEIGKFARASRCFEKAIETQPTFYEKAKENLLLSNRMLSKFPMVQQQTLLRRDPVCVS, encoded by the coding sequence ATGGGAGTTTCATTCCACAAAATAACAGAACAAGAAATTCCAACAGCCAATTTGACTGTTTGGGCGATTGCGTTACTGGCGATAAAAGAAACCTTTCAGATGAGGTACACAATGATGAAGGCGAGCCTCCTCGTAACTTTGTTCGTATTGTTCAGCTTGGGTGTCGTTGGGTGTGCCCAAAAAGAACAGTCCATGTTCACCCTACAGGATGAACATTACCAGCAAATCATGGAACGGCAGAAGGCGGGAATCGATTCGGAATCCCAAGCGCCTGTGGATCTCACTCAAGTCATGAAGGGCGAGGAGTATGAAAAACTGGGAGATGCCCATTTGCAGCAAGGCGATTTCAGGACGGCAAAAATTCAATATGAAAAAGTGTTAGAGGCTTCCCCTGAACAGATTCCTGCGCGATACAAGCTGGCGGTGATCTATTTGGAAAAAGGATCTCCTCAGGAAGCCTATAACCAATTTCACCAAATTTTGGATTATGATTTGAATTTCGCACCAGCTTACGAGGGGATGGGGCGAGCCTTGCTGAAGATGGAGAAGGACCAGGAGGCGGAGCAGGAGTTCCAGGCGGCGCTATTGTATGACGGTGAAATGTGGACCTCTCAAAATTACCTTGGCATTGTGGCCGATCGGCGTCATGATCATAAAGAGGCGATCCACCTGTATGAAGTTACCTTGCAAAAAAGGGCAGATGATCCATCGATCTTGAACAATTTGGGTATGGCGTATTACCTCGATAACCAATATGAAGAGGCGGTCAGGACCTTTCAACAAGCGATTCAGGTTGGTGGATCCAATGATAAAATTTCGAATAATTTAGGATTAGCTCTCACCAAACTTGGGCATTTCGATCTAGCCTACGACGCCTATGCCCGAGGAATGGATCCAGCCAAGGCCTATAATAACTTGGGTGTGGCATTTTTGGAGATTGGGAAGTTTGCGCGAGCTTCCCGTTGTTTTGAGAAAGCCATTGAAACCCAACCGACCTTTTATGAAAAGGCCAAAGAGAATCTGTTGCTCAGCAATCGAATGCTGTCGAAATTCCCCATGGTTCAGCAGCAAACATTACTGCGACGGGACCCCGTGTGTGTGTCCTGA
- a CDS encoding PAS domain S-box protein, which translates to MDRQHFFQELNQMDISGLEKALRSSQAFVHTLMDSIHIGICHVNTQGQILSLNLEGARILHRTETSCLGQSFHAHAECLYIDLGTQEEHCPITRAITTGKSIWTPQLLLRRPSGETRWVEFQSTPLTDPRHSGALIIFRDLSLELQQHERHHHLASMPEESPNPIVEVDAQGHLAYANPAMIRLLDTYGFREDGVPMVLPSTLTQLTLECLKTITPIRGLTVIVEGHHFDWTFSPLQEKGLVRGYGLDITHHVRVSQTMTELHSQFSSLVDSAHEGIISADLHGTIVSWNPAAQSMFGYQPDEVLGHSIVTLLEEGYRDMYRKGLGDISYGRPSTFPLQQPLELTGLRKSGESFPLEISSTSWKVGMDTHHGFILRDISDRKRLEQALIAEKDHLVTTLQSVAEGIITTDREGRISFLNPLAEQITEWTTHEALHRPFQEIFRLTGDSKKNDAEPSLQFSSRTLVLSELDAPQQLLTKGGRQRKITVREGPIRDHSGHLVGTVIVFRDITDQSRQLEEQQRISKLNSLGVLAGGLAHDFNNILTTILGNVFVAKLRMVSSDPLTQNLEQAEQACLRAKELTQQLLTFAKGGAPIKTSIALGELLRKSTIFALSGSSISCHFDIPDDLWPLDADPGQIRQVFQNITLNARQAMPHAGHLSLKVENVRLNDSSALPSPALIPGNYVRISFEDQGNGIEARQLANIFDPYYTTKPGASGLGLATAHSIIQQHHGHISVTSKVGVGTIFTLFLPSAHVTPEVETENIPAIPRNYRGRVLVMDDEHSIRRMVEDALTQFGYDVVSAPDGQTAINLVSKGLADGKKFEVVILDLTIPGAMGGVKAIQHLRKLDPRIKAIVTSGYSDDPIMCDFQEHGFQGILVKPYKIFDLAKTLECMFSQNKGETTH; encoded by the coding sequence GTGGATCGGCAACATTTTTTTCAAGAACTCAATCAAATGGACATTTCAGGACTAGAGAAGGCATTACGTTCATCCCAAGCCTTTGTTCATACCCTGATGGACTCCATCCACATTGGGATCTGTCACGTAAATACACAAGGGCAGATTCTTTCCCTGAATCTGGAAGGCGCCAGGATTCTTCATCGAACCGAAACCTCATGCCTGGGACAATCCTTCCATGCACATGCGGAATGTCTCTATATTGATCTTGGCACACAAGAAGAACATTGCCCGATCACCAGAGCGATCACCACGGGAAAATCCATATGGACGCCTCAACTCTTGCTTCGACGGCCAAGTGGGGAAACCCGATGGGTGGAATTCCAATCCACGCCACTGACAGATCCGCGCCACTCTGGTGCGCTGATTATTTTTCGTGATCTCAGCCTGGAACTCCAGCAACACGAAAGGCATCACCACCTTGCATCGATGCCAGAAGAAAGCCCAAATCCCATCGTGGAAGTGGACGCTCAAGGACACCTGGCCTATGCCAACCCAGCGATGATCCGCCTCCTCGACACCTATGGATTTCGGGAAGACGGCGTGCCAATGGTGCTTCCAAGCACCCTGACACAGCTCACGCTAGAATGCCTCAAAACGATAACCCCCATCAGAGGTCTCACGGTCATTGTCGAGGGCCACCACTTTGATTGGACCTTCTCCCCTCTCCAGGAAAAAGGTCTCGTGCGGGGATATGGCCTGGATATTACGCATCATGTGCGGGTCAGCCAGACCATGACCGAACTCCATTCTCAATTTTCCTCTCTGGTGGACTCCGCCCATGAAGGAATCATCTCCGCCGATTTACACGGAACCATTGTCTCTTGGAATCCTGCAGCCCAGTCAATGTTCGGATATCAGCCTGACGAGGTCCTGGGGCATTCGATTGTGACCTTACTGGAAGAAGGATATCGAGACATGTACAGGAAAGGACTGGGAGATATCAGTTATGGTCGACCTTCAACCTTTCCCCTTCAGCAGCCATTGGAGCTCACCGGCCTACGGAAAAGCGGCGAATCTTTTCCCTTGGAAATTTCTTCCACGAGTTGGAAAGTCGGCATGGACACACATCACGGCTTTATCCTTCGAGATATTTCCGACCGGAAACGCCTCGAGCAGGCCCTCATTGCTGAAAAGGATCATCTGGTCACCACGCTTCAATCGGTTGCGGAAGGCATCATCACGACTGATCGAGAAGGACGGATTTCTTTCTTAAACCCGTTGGCCGAGCAGATCACCGAATGGACAACCCATGAGGCCTTGCACCGGCCATTCCAAGAAATATTCCGTCTGACCGGTGATAGCAAAAAAAACGATGCTGAGCCGTCTTTACAGTTTTCTTCCAGAACACTTGTCCTTTCTGAGCTGGATGCCCCTCAGCAATTACTGACCAAAGGTGGCCGGCAACGGAAGATTACCGTTAGAGAAGGACCGATCCGCGATCATAGTGGTCACCTCGTGGGCACCGTGATTGTCTTCCGGGATATCACCGACCAATCCCGTCAACTGGAAGAACAACAACGAATTAGCAAACTCAATTCCTTGGGGGTCTTGGCGGGAGGGCTGGCTCACGATTTCAATAATATCCTCACGACGATATTGGGCAACGTGTTTGTGGCCAAATTGCGAATGGTCTCGAGCGACCCCTTGACTCAAAATCTTGAGCAAGCCGAGCAAGCCTGCTTGCGCGCCAAAGAATTGACCCAACAACTTCTGACCTTTGCCAAGGGCGGAGCGCCGATAAAGACATCCATCGCGTTAGGAGAATTACTTCGAAAAAGCACGATTTTTGCCCTATCAGGGTCATCAATCAGTTGTCATTTCGACATCCCCGATGACCTTTGGCCTCTTGATGCTGATCCCGGTCAAATCCGGCAGGTTTTTCAAAACATTACTCTCAATGCAAGACAGGCCATGCCTCACGCTGGTCACTTGAGCCTCAAAGTAGAAAACGTGAGACTGAATGATTCCTCGGCCCTTCCTTCGCCGGCACTCATCCCTGGAAACTATGTGCGAATTTCTTTTGAGGACCAGGGGAACGGGATTGAGGCACGCCAACTGGCAAACATTTTTGATCCGTATTACACCACCAAACCAGGCGCTTCCGGGTTGGGATTAGCCACCGCCCATAGCATTATCCAGCAACATCATGGACACATCAGCGTGACATCAAAAGTCGGAGTCGGCACAATTTTCACCCTGTTTCTACCATCCGCACATGTCACGCCAGAAGTTGAGACAGAGAACATTCCAGCCATTCCCCGAAATTATAGAGGACGGGTCCTGGTTATGGATGACGAACACAGCATTCGCCGTATGGTTGAGGATGCGCTAACGCAGTTCGGCTATGATGTGGTCAGCGCGCCAGATGGGCAAACGGCCATCAACCTTGTTTCCAAAGGACTGGCGGATGGAAAAAAATTTGAAGTGGTCATCCTCGATCTCACCATTCCAGGCGCCATGGGAGGGGTGAAAGCCATTCAGCATCTTAGAAAATTAGACCCTCGCATTAAAGCTATTGTCACCAGCGGATATTCAGACGATCCCATTATGTGCGATTTTCAAGAACATGGATTCCAAGGGATTTTGGTCAAGCCTTATAAAATATTCGACCTGGCAAAAACTCTTGAATGCATGTTTTCTCAAAACAAGGGTGAGACGACCCACTGA
- a CDS encoding DUF3391 domain-containing protein, translating into MIKRISIQDLRPGMYITGMDRSWFKTPFLRHKWTIKREDEIALLRNYGIKEVQIDTEKGCDIAETSDVQHTSEDQDLSHTTPFTSPWVGSGPNPEDIEAARLLRAEAISTMEVFFHQMEAPTPQHVQEVRSVVSILLDGILDHQAAMVSLIQMRRFDPNLASHGVDTGMLAMAIGQEHGCDPTQLKLVGLAALLHDVGQLRLPLNMIRKVERFTPQEQKLMHAHCEIGVAILKQFPDIPDESKRMVLEHHERLDGSGYPKGLRGLQISELTQILSIADTYDAQISGRCSCPPVPPARALSELYQAAVEGQYHLYLVQQLIQLLGVYPIGSLVRLNTGEQAVVVWVSSHSRMTPTIKLLKDSLDQPYPEQAIIDLAAQSPTTPFRSIEKALDPSREGWDMSKILEALW; encoded by the coding sequence ATGATTAAACGTATTTCCATTCAGGACCTGAGGCCTGGGATGTATATCACCGGCATGGACCGATCATGGTTCAAAACCCCGTTTCTCCGACACAAATGGACGATCAAACGAGAGGATGAGATTGCCTTATTGCGCAATTACGGAATCAAGGAAGTCCAGATCGACACCGAAAAAGGATGCGATATTGCCGAGACAAGTGACGTTCAGCACACATCAGAGGACCAGGATCTTTCTCACACAACCCCGTTCACATCCCCCTGGGTTGGCTCAGGGCCCAATCCGGAAGATATTGAAGCCGCACGTCTCCTTCGCGCGGAAGCGATCTCCACCATGGAGGTATTTTTCCATCAGATGGAAGCACCCACTCCCCAGCACGTCCAAGAAGTCCGAAGTGTGGTCAGCATCCTGCTTGATGGGATTTTAGACCATCAGGCCGCCATGGTATCGCTGATTCAAATGCGTCGCTTCGATCCCAACCTGGCCTCTCATGGGGTAGATACGGGCATGTTAGCCATGGCAATCGGACAAGAACACGGCTGCGATCCGACGCAATTAAAACTCGTTGGGCTAGCCGCCCTTCTCCACGACGTCGGACAACTTCGCCTCCCATTGAATATGATCCGAAAGGTGGAGCGCTTCACACCGCAAGAGCAGAAACTGATGCACGCGCATTGCGAAATAGGCGTGGCTATTCTTAAGCAATTCCCGGATATCCCTGACGAGTCGAAACGGATGGTCTTGGAACACCATGAACGGCTTGACGGATCCGGCTACCCCAAGGGATTACGAGGGCTTCAGATTTCGGAACTCACCCAAATACTGAGCATTGCCGACACCTATGACGCACAAATTAGTGGACGATGCAGCTGTCCACCTGTGCCGCCCGCCCGGGCCTTATCCGAACTCTATCAGGCTGCTGTCGAAGGGCAATACCATCTGTATCTTGTACAACAATTAATCCAACTCTTAGGTGTATATCCAATTGGTTCCCTGGTTCGCCTGAATACCGGCGAACAGGCCGTAGTCGTGTGGGTTTCTAGTCATAGCCGAATGACCCCTACCATTAAATTACTTAAGGACTCTCTGGACCAACCCTATCCCGAGCAGGCAATCATTGATCTGGCGGCACAAAGCCCAACAACACCTTTTCGATCAATTGAAAAAGCCCTGGACCCTTCTCGGGAAGGATGGGATATGTCAAAAATTCTTGAAGCTTTATGGTAA
- a CDS encoding tetratricopeptide repeat protein: MKHPAHRTLFLWWLLAGLISLLTGCPTSSEWDRQWEQVHANITRGQFQEAKDLLHSLLPSVRKHGPTDERYALVIFQLGEVARLEGEESLAEAYYWEALPLLAQSLGAEHLRMADPLAALASLYQQKNQLEMARPLLKRALALREKSWGLSDPQLLSTLQNYHALLLAGDHQKEATEIAGRIDRILKRSS, encoded by the coding sequence ATGAAACACCCCGCACACCGAACATTATTTTTATGGTGGCTGCTTGCAGGCCTCATTTCTTTGCTTACCGGATGCCCGACATCCTCCGAATGGGATCGGCAATGGGAGCAAGTCCATGCGAATATCACCCGTGGACAATTTCAAGAAGCCAAAGACCTGCTTCATAGTCTGTTACCGTCCGTTCGCAAACATGGGCCGACCGATGAACGATATGCGCTGGTAATTTTTCAGTTGGGAGAGGTCGCCCGGCTAGAAGGAGAAGAGAGTCTGGCCGAAGCCTATTATTGGGAAGCCTTGCCCTTGCTGGCTCAATCGTTGGGTGCTGAACATCTTCGGATGGCCGATCCTTTAGCCGCACTCGCCTCGTTGTATCAGCAGAAAAACCAATTAGAGATGGCCCGCCCACTTCTCAAACGAGCCTTGGCCCTTCGAGAAAAGTCCTGGGGACTTTCGGACCCGCAATTACTCTCAACCCTGCAAAACTACCATGCCCTCCTATTGGCGGGAGATCACCAGAAGGAAGCGACGGAAATTGCCGGCCGCATTGATCGAATTCTCAAACGCTCCTCCTAA